The stretch of DNA CCGCCATGAAGGGCAGCTGCACGACCGCGCCAGCTACCGCTACTACTGGTCGCTGCTGCAGCGCGCGCAGGCCACCGGCACGCCGCTGCCGGCGAATGTGGAAGCGCTGTTCTTCGGCTGAAGCCGGTTCCCGGACCCATCCACCCATCCCATCATCATCCGCAGTGCCCAAGGAGACACGGATGCCTGCCTCGAAGCTTGCCGCAACCGACCCCACGCTCGACCTCGCACCCGACTCCGGAGCCAGCGTGCCGGCCGCGCCGCGGGNNNNNNNNNNNNNNNNNNNNNNNNNNNNNNNNNNNNNNNNNNNNNNNNNNNNNNNNNNNNNNNNNNNNNNNNNNNNNNNNNNNNNNNNNNNNNNNNNNNNTTGAGCAGCGCATCGACAACAAGATCATCCGTCCCAGCGCCAACTACACCGGGCCGGAGAACCTGAAGTTCGTGCCGATCGGCAAGCGCAAGTGAAGCCGGCCCAAGTGAAGCCGGCCCAACAGCGGCGCCGATTATGTAACCAAAGCCCAGAGCACTACGCCGCCCAGGCCAAATCGTAGAGAATAGCGGCGGCAATGATCCCAGCGCCGCCCGCCTGCCGGGGGCACATGACCATAAATCGATTTCAGTATCCGAAAGGCACTCACAAAATGAAACATCTTGTCCTTGCCGCCTGCATCGGCGCCTTCAGCCTGACCACCGCCACCGCCGTGATGGCGCAGGAGCCGGCCAAGAAGACCACCACCAAGAAGAAGTCGTCGACCAAGAAGAAGGCCGCCGCCGGCGCGGCCGCCGCGGCCGGCACCGCTGCGGCGGTGACCCCGAGCGGCGAGAAGTGGCAATGCGAGCTGGGCAACAGCCTGTATATCGCCGGCGACATGCTGCGTGACGAAATCCTGACCGTGCACTGGCAAGGCCGCGACTACAAGCTGCCGCGCCAGGCCACGGTGACCGGCGCCGACCGCTACTACGACGCCCGCACCGGCCTGGACCTGGTGGTGATCCCGAGCAAGGCCATGCTGTTCAACAAGAACCTGGGCCAGCGCCTCGCCGACGATTGCCAGAGTGCCGCCATGCAGGCCGGCGCCGCGGCCCCGACCCAGGCCGGCGGCCTGCGCGCGCCGGCCACCACCCCGCTGCTGGTTACCCCGCCGGACGGCCAGACGATTCAGCCGGGAAGCACCCAGCAAACCGCCGCGCCCAAGCAGTAAGCCGTACCGGGGCGCTGGCGGCCGCTGCCTTGCGGCCGCCAGCGCCCTTTTGCCTTGCCGTGCCGGGTGGCGGCCAAGCCGCACCCCGGTTAGAGTATGCAGTTGCAGTGCGCTGCCTGCCTCGGACCGCGGTCAAACGCCGTGGCAGCGCACCGGGGTCTCGATTCAGGTCCGAGCCAATGCCATCGCATCATCCTTCGATCGGAGTACGGCAATGCCCCACAACCTCAAGAACACGCTAAAAGAATTCAGCATCGGCTCTTCCGGCAAGGGCCAGTATTACTCCCTGCCCCAGCTGGGCGAGGCACTGGACCTGGACATCGGCCGCCTGCCGGTGTCGATCCGCGTGGTGCTGGAATCGGTGCTGCGCAACTGCGACGGCAAGAAGGTCACCGAGGAACACGTCCGCCAGCTGGCCAACTGGAAGCCCAACGCCGAGCGCGTCGACGAGATTCCCTTCGTGGTGGCGCGCGTGGTCTTGCAGGACTTCACCGGGGTGCCGCTGCTGGCCGACCTGGCGGCGATGCGCAACGTCGCCGAGAAGATGGGCAAGAACCCCAAGCAGATCGAGCCGCTGGTGCCGGTGGACCTGGTGGTCGACCACTCGGTGCAGATCGACCACTTCCGCGAAAAGAAGGCGCTGGACCTGAACATGCAGCTGGAATTCCAGCGCAACAACGAGCGCTACCAGTTCATGAAGTGGGGCATGCAGGCCTTCGACACCTTCGGCGTGGTGCAGCCGGGCTTCGGCATCGTGCACCAGGTCAACCTGGAATACCTGGCGCGCGGCGTGCACCGCAAGGACGGCGTCTACTACCCTGACACGCTGGTCGGCACCGATTCGCACACCACCATGATCAACGGCATCGGCGTGGTCGGCTGGGGCGTCGGCGGCATCGAGGCCGAGGCCGGCATGCTGGGCCAGCCGGTGTACTTCCTGACGCCGGACGTGGTCGGCGTCGAACTCAAGGGCCGCCTGCGCGAAGGCGTCACCGCCACCGACCTGGTGCTGACCATCACCGAGATGCTGCGCAAGGAGAAGGTGGTGGGCAAGTTCGTCGAATTCTTCGGCGAAGGCACCGCCAGCCTGGCCCTGCCCGACCGCGCCACCATCGGCAACATGGCGCCCGAATACGGCGCCACCATGGGCTTCTTCCCGGTGGACGAGAAGACCATCGAATACTTCCGCGGCACCGGCCGCACCGACGAGGAAATCGCCGCGTTCGAGGGCTATTTCCGGGCGCAGGACATGTTCGGCATCCCCGGCGCCGGCGAGATCGACTACAGCAAGGTGGTGACGCTGGACCTGGCCACGGTGGCGCCGTCGCTGGCGGGCCCCAAGCGCCCGCAGGACCGCATCGAGATCGGCAACGTCAAGAGCACCTTTGCCTCGCTGTTCAGCAAGCCGGTGGCCGAAAACGGCTTCAACAAGGATGCCGCCGACCTGAACCGCAGCTACAGCACCGCCGACGGCATCGAAGTGCGCAACGGCGACGTGCTGATCGCCGCCATCACCTCGTGCACCAACACCTCCAACCCCAGCGTGCTGCTGGGCGCCGGCCTGCTGGCCAAGAAGGCGGTCGAAGCCGGCCTGAGCGTGGCGCCGCATATCAAGACCTCGCTGGCGCCGGGCAGCCGCGTGGTCACCGAATACCTGAAGGCCGCGGGCCTGCTGCCCTACCTGGAAAAGCTGGGCTTCGGCGTGACCGCCTACGGCTGCACCACCTGCATCGGCAATGCCGGCGACCTGACGCCCGAGCTGAACGAGGCCATCACCAGCAACGACCTGGTCGCGGCCGCGGTGCTGTCGGGCAACCGCAATTTCGAGGCCCGCATCCATCCCAACATCCGCGCCAACTTCCTCGCCTCGCCCCCGCTGGTGGTGGCCTATGCCATCGCCGGCAACGTCACGCGCGACCTGATGACCGAGCCGGTCGGCAAGGGCAAGGACGGCCGCGACATCTGGCTGGGCGACATCTGGCCAAGCTCCGACGAGATCCACGCCCTGATGAAGTACGCGATGGACGCCAAGACCTTCAAGGGCAACTACGAGCAGGTCAAGAAGCCGAGCAAGCTGTGGGGCGCGATCCAGGGCACCAAGGGCCAGGTCTACGACTGGCCCCGCTCGACCTATATCGCCGAGCCTCCTTTCTTCCAGGACTTCAGCATGGAGCCGTCGGCGACCTCGGCGAGCGTGCGCGGCGCGCGCGCGCTGGGCATCTTCGGCGATTCGGTGACCACCGACCATATCTCGCCGGCCGGCTCGATCAAGGACACCTCGCCGGCGGGCAAGTACCTGCTCTCGCACGGCGTGCTCAAGGCCGACTTCAACAGCTACGGCTCGCGCCGCGGCAACCATGAGGTGATGATGCGCGGCACCTTCGCCAACGTGCGCATCAAGAACCTGATGATCCCGCCGACGGCGGACGGTGCGCGCGTGGAAGGCGGCATCACCATCCACCAGCCCACCGGCGAGCAGATGTCGATCTATGACGCGGCGATGAAGTATGTCGCCGAGGGCACGCCCACGGTGGTGTTCGGCGGCGAAGAATACGGCACCGGCTCGTCGCGCGACTGGGCCGCCAAGGGCACCCAGCTGCTGGGCGTGAAGGCCGTGATCGCGCGCAGCTTCGAGCGCATCCACCGCTCCAACCTCGTCGGCATGGGGGTGCTGCCGCTGCAGTTCAAGGGCGCCGACAGCGCCCAGACGCTGGGTATCACCGGCAACGAGACCTTCGACATCGAAGGCATCGAGGGCGACCTGAAGCCGCAGCAGGACGTGGTGCTGGTGATCACGCGCGCCAACGGCGACGTGCAGCGCGTGCCGGTGCTGCTGCGCATCGATACGCCGATCGAGGTCGACTACTACAACCACGGCGGCATCCTGCCGTTCGTGCTGCGCCAGCTGCTGGCCGCCTGAGCGCCATCAGCGCCATCAGCGCCATCCGCGCCAACGACGCCGCCCGTCCCGCCCTTTCCAGGTCCGGGGCAGGCGGCGTTTTTTCATTGGCGCTTGCGACCCGGGCATCACCTGCGGGCCCGCGCGCCGCGTGTAAGTTTGACGCAAGCCATGGCTGTCAAACTGTGTCGCACAAGAACGCGGCCGAACGACCGCAAGCCGGACCCCGGCATCACCCAGAACCAGGAGACACCATGGTCAAGATCCTCATCGCATTCATCGTGGTCGCCGGCGCGGCCCTCTACCTGCTGACCAAGGGCGGCAGCGACGTTTCCATTTCCGGCGAATCGCACAGCGTCGAGAGCCATGCGCCCGCGGCCCCGGCAGCGTCCGCGGCCCCCGCCCCGGCCGAGAAATAATCGTCGCGCAGGCAGCAGCATCCACAACGACCGCACGCATATAGCGGTCTCCCTGTCAACGCAACGAGTAGAATACCGTTTTACGCAAAAAACGGACGGTTTCTTTCTATGGCAGGTTTTCGCCCCAAGGCTTCCCCGCGACTCTCTCCCGACGCCGAGCGTCTGGTGGCCGATGCGCTCGCCCTCGACGCATCGGGCAGCCGCATGGAGGACGGATACTGGGAGCGGCGGCTTTCGCAGCGCCTTGGCCGCCTGCTGAAGAACGGTAGCCAGACCGCGCTCGACGCGGCGCTGGAGCACCTGTTCAAGCACAATGCCGACGCCTCCGACGTGCTCGCCGAGCAGGCCGAGACGCTGGCCGAATCCGCCTCGATCGAGGTCGACGGCCAGCACTATGACGCGCTGCTGATCGCCGCGCCGATCCTGGCGCACACCCGCTACGCGATCCCGTCCGGCACGCTCAAGCCCGAACTGGCGCAGACCCTGGCGGTGCACCTGCAGGCACATGTGCTCGCCAACGGCACCAAGGTCGCGCTGTCGCCCTACCTGTACAGCATCGACCAGCTGCCGCGCACGCACAGCGACACCTTCGCGCTGACGCACAAGCTGGCCGCGGCCGCCCTTGCCGGCGCGGTGCCCAAGGTCGACCTGCGCGACCTGCCCGAGACCGCGCCGATCCTGGCCGATCCGCGCTACCTGCTGGCGGTGGTGGTGGCGCCGCGCGAACAGGCGCTGTTCCGCTGGCAGGAAGACGCCAAGGACCATCACGCCGAGCGCTCGACCTGCCTGGAACAATGGCGCAGCCAGGTGCAGCCTTCGGTGGCGCTGCTGCTGCCGGGCTGCGAGTTCGAGCTGCTGCTGCCGGACGCGTTCTTCCTGTCCTGCCGCGAATCTGACAAGAGCATCCGCCCGCTGACCGTGCGCGCCGCCGTCAACTACCTGTGCGGCACGCTGGACATCTCCGCGGGTCAACTGGCCGCGGTGGTGGCCGCCTTCGGCGAGGAAGTGGTCGAGGAATACCGCGTCGGCTTCACCATGCGCGGCGAGAAGGATGTGATCTACGGCATCGTCTGGCCGGTCTACGGCCGCGAAGCCGGCGAGGTCGATGCCGACGAAAAAGGCAATCCGCTCGAGCAGATCTGCGAGGAACTGCGCAATGCCGGCGTCGAGGACATCTTCCGCCACGCCGCGCTGTTCGATCCGGAATACTGCGAAGATTGCGGCACGCCGCTGTACGCCGACCGCAACGGCGAGATCGTCCACGCCGAGCTGCCGGAAGACGCGCCGACGCAGCAGCCGCTGTTCCACTAAGACGCGCTGGCAGCGAGCCAGGCAGCGAAACGGCCCGCATGCGGGCCGTTTTTCATCGAGCGTTCAGCCGGGCTGCCGCTCGCTGACGCAGCGCCACAAGCCATGGCCGGAGGCCGCGTACTTGCGCTCGAACGGCGTCATCGGCTGCGCCGGCGCCCAGGCCTCGATCCGCGCCGGCCGTCCCGCCAGTTCCAGCGCCTGCGCGAACTCGTCGATATAGATGCGCCAGTTGCTGCGGCACTCGAGGTAGTCGCCGCACGCCGCCAGCGCCGGGAACACCGCGTGCCCTTGCCAGCGCCGCCCCAGGTGGCCGATTTTCGGCCACGGGTTCGGGTACAGCACGTAGTGGCGCGCCACCGGCACCGCATCCGCCTGCAGCAGCCGCCAGACATCGACCAGATCGGCGCGGGCCCAGCAGAAATTCGCCGGCATCGGCGCTTCGCCCCACCAGTCCTTGCCGGCGGCCAGGCGCTTTTCGGACTGGTCGACGCCGATGACGAAATGGCCGGGGAACTGCGTGGCCAGGCGCAGCGTGCTTTCGCCGACGCCGCAGCCGGCATCGAGGATCAGCGGCGCGCCGCCAGTCTGCTGCCAGCGCTGCAGCGCCGCGGCCAGCTCGCGCCGGCTGGGCTCGCCGATGGGCTTGCGGAACGGCTCTGCCAGGTGGCGCGCGACGCGCGCGGCGAGGTGTTCATGGACATCGGACTGCGCCGAGACGATGGTGCGGGAATTGGCGAACATGGACGCCATTTTACCGGGCAGCCCTGCCAGCAAGGCTGCAACCATGCCACTTTAGCGGCACAATGCGGGACAAACCCGTCTGAGAACCCGTCCGCGACCGCGCTAACCCGTACGAGGAGCCTGCCCGATGACCATGATCCACGCCCTGCCGCCGCAACGTCCGCCGCGCCGCCGTGTCACTCCCGCGCGCCGCGCGGTGCTCCGTGCCGCCGCGGCGCTCGTCTTCGGCAGCGCCGCCTTCACCCTGCTGCCGGCCGGCGCCGCGCATGCCGAAGACCTGCGCATCGGCCTGGCCGCCGACGTCACGTCGATGGATCCGCACTGGAACAATGCCGGTCCCAACAACGCCATTGCCCTGCACGTGTTCGAGTCGCTGGTGTTCATGGACAAGAACGCGCGCTACATCCCCGGGCTGGCGCTGTCGTGGAAGCCGGTCAACGCCATCACCTGGGAAATCAAGCTGCGCCCCAACGTGAAGTGGCACGACGGCTCGCCCTTTACCAGCGAAGACGTCAAGGCCTCGCTGGAGCGGCCGGAGAAGCTGGTCAACAGCCCGGGCTCGTTCACCAGCTACACCAAGCCGATCGCCCGCATCGACACGCCCGACCCGCTCACCGTGCGCCTGACCATGAGCGTGCCCAACTACGCCAACCTGGCCAATGACCTGAACAGCGTGCCGATCATGCCAAAGAAGGTCGCGGCCACGCTGACGCAGAACGATTTCGACTCGGGCAAGGCCATGATCGGCACCGGCCCGTTCAAGTTCGTGCGTTTTGCGCGCGGCCAGGAAATCGTGATGGCACGCAATCCCGACTACTGGGGCCCGAAGCCCGAGTGGGACCGCGCGGTGTTCCGCATCATCACCGACAACGGCGCGCGCAGCGCCGCGCTGCTGGCGGGCGATGTCGACGTGATCGAAAGCGTGCCCTCGGCCGACGTCGCCAAGCTCAGGCAGAACCCGAAGTTCAAAATCGAGCAGCAGGTGTCGTGGCGCACCGTGTTCTGGCAGATGGACCAGTCGCGCGACAACCCGCCCTTTGTCACCGACAAGGCGGGCAAGCCGCTGGGCAAGAATCCGTTCAAGGACGCGCGCGTGCGCGCCGCGGTCAGCAAGGCGCTGAACCGCGACGCCATCGTCAGCCGCATCATGGAGGGCCTGGCGGTGCCGGCCTCGTCGATCGTGTCGCCGCAGATCTTCGGCCATCCCGGCACCAAACCCGAAGCCTACGACCCGGAAGGCGCGAAGAAGCTGCTGGCCGCGGCGGGCTACCCGGACGGTTTCGCCCTGACGCTGCACGCCACCAACAACCGCTACCTGAACGACGCCGCGGTGGCGCAGGCCACCGCCAGCATGCTGACCCGCATCGGCATCCAGACCAGGGTGGAAACCATGCCGGTGGCGGCCTACTTCACGCGCGCGCGCCAGGGCGAGTTTGCCTTCCAGATGCTGGGCTGGGGCTCGGCCGCCGCCGACGTGGCGCTGCGCTCGATCACCGGCACGCCCAACCCGAAGACCGGCTACGGCACCTGGAACTGGGGCAAGTACAGCAACCCGCAGCTGGACCAGCTGATCGAGAAATCGCTGACCACGGTCAGCAGCGACAAGGCGCGCGAGGACAATGCCCGCGCGGCCGCCAGGTTTGCGCTGGCCGACCACGCGATCATTCCATCGCACAGCCAGCTGGCGATGTGGGCGATGAAGAAGGGTCTGAAGTACGAGGCGCGCACCGACGAGTGGTCGCTGGCGCAGTTCTTTCACAAGGAGTGAAGGCGTCCGCGCGCCCGGGGTTTCCTCCTCTCTCCCGCTTGCGGGGGAGAGGTGCTTAAATCATCAACCGCTCTTCCTGCCGCGCATTGGCCGCGCGCAGCTTCTGCACCCAGTCCCGCGCCGGCAGCCCGGTGGTGTCCTCGATCACGTCGGCGCGCGCTTCCAGCACGTCCCACGCCACATCGATTTCCGGCCCGTTGAAGGCCAGCGCGATGATGTTGCCGTCATGCACTTCCGGGAACACCAGCACGCGGTTGTCGAAGGCATCGCAGATGCGCGCGATGTTCTTCGGAAAGCTGTCGTGGTCGCCGAACAGGTTGATCGTCATCACACCCGGCGCCTTCAGCGTGCGGCGGCAGGCGCGGTAGAACGCGGTGGTGTCCAGCACCGGGCCGCGCGCGGTGGCGTCGTACAGGTCGACCTGCAGCACGTCGACGGCGCCGGCGTGGGCGCCGTCCATCACGTAGTCCCAGGCGTCCTGCTCGCGCACGGTCAGCCGCGCGTCGTCCTCGCGCAGGCCGAACATGCTGCGCCCGGCGACGATCACGGCGGGGTTCAGCTCCACAGCGGTCACGCGCGCGCGGCTGAACTGGCGATGGCAGAACTTGGTCAGCGCCGCGGCGCCCAGGCCCAGCTGCACCACGTGGAATTCATCGACCGACGGCGACAGGAACAGCAGCCAGGCCATCATCTGCTGCGCGTATTCCAGCTCGATCGCATCCGGCTTGCGCAGCCGCATCGCGCCCTGCACCCACTCGGTGCCGAAGTGCAGGTAGCGCACGCCTTCCATTTCCGAGAACGTCACCGGCGCGAAGCGCGGCGTCATGCGTTTTTCTTCGCGGGCTGGCGCCTCGCCACGGGTGCGGGTGCCGCGTGCCGGACGGCGCGAGGCCACGGCTTCAATCGATTTGCGTTTCAGTAGGGTCATGTCGTCGAGAAAGGCGTTCGCCGCCCACGCCGAGGCGATGGAGGCGATGGGAACGAACGCGGATTTACCTGGCCAGCGCCGCCTGCGCGCGCTGCAGCCAGGCGCGGTTGTGGTCGCGGGCGTGGCGCGGCCAGTGGCGGGCGTCGTGGATGATTTCGGCATACAGCCGCTGCGCGCGCTCGCGGTCGGCCGGGTCGGGCTGGGCCGCCAGCCAGTCGGCGAACAGGCAGCGCGGGGCGGCGTCGCTGGCGCTGGTCAGCGCCTGCTCGAAGGCGGCGCGCGTGCCGGCCGCGCCGGTGGCGGCCAGGGCTTGCGCGTACAGCAGGGCCGGCTCCGGCTGCTGGCGCGCGCGCGGCTGGGCCGCGAACAGCTTTTCCAGCGTCGCTTGCGCGCCGGGCGCATCGCCGGTGGCGAACTGCGCCTGCGCCAGGCCTTGCAGCAGCGCGGGATCGGTCGCGAATGGGCCGTTGGCGGCCGCCTGGTAGTGCTGCAGCGCCTCGGCCGGCTCGCCGGCGGCCAGCAGCGCCGCGCCCAGGCGCATGCGGTGCGCCACCGTCGGGGCCCGATCGAAATCCGAGCGGGCCTCGCGCACCGCGCGGTTGGGATCGACCAGCTGCGTGATGGCGCGCGTCGCCGCGCGCGCCCCGCGCGACTGGCGCAGCTCGGGCAGGTAGATCGCAAAGAAATAGACCACGCTGCCGAGGCCCGGGAACAGGAACAGGATCAGCAGCCAGTACATGTTCTGGTGCGTGCGCACCGCGTGCACGGCAAAGAACAGTGCAACGATGATATGGATGCTGATGCCGAAAATACGCATAGGGAAATCACCTTTGAAACCACGGCGGGCGCGCCAGCCGCCGGCATTGTGACAGAAAGGCGCGGCGGCGGCCCGGGCGCGGGCGCCGCATAGGGTTGCAAACGGGGCTGCGGACAGGCCCTCAGGATGCCAGAAGCGCCTCGCGGCGGAAAAAAAATGCGGCCCCGGCAGCGCCGGTTTTGCAACCGGTGCCCGCCAGGGCCTGCTGGTTGACGCGCGTCGCCGTGCTAGCGATAGACCAGCACCGGGATCTTGCTGTGCGTCAGCACCTTCAGCGTCTCGCTGCCGATCAGCATGCCCTGGATGCCGCGCCGCCCGTGCGATGCCATCACGATCAGGTCGCAGCCCTTGTCCTCGGCGGTCTTGATGATGGCTTCGTAGGGATGGTCGTTGACGGCGTAGGCGGTGTCGCACGGCACGCCCGCCGCGCTGGCTTCCTCGGCGCGCTCGCGCAGGTACTGCGTGGCGCCCGCCGCGGCTTCCTTGACGTAGGTTTCGCGCGTGTCCTCCAGCATCTCGACCTGGTAGGTCAGCACGTGGTAGTTCGGACAGACCCGCACCGCGGTGGTACGCGCCCCCATGTCCCGCGCCAGCGCGAGCGCCTTGCGGAACGCCGATTCAGACAGGTCGGAGCCATCGACCGCCAGCAGCAGATGCTTGAACATGATTGCCTCCTTGCCGCATATTTGCCGGCTCAGGCAACTCACTTCCGATGCATTCGCGCCATGCGTCAGAAAGTGCGAGCCCGCAAGGCGCACAAGGAGCGGCCGATACTCCCGGTTTGGAATCATGGGCCGGCCCGATTCCAGTATAGGTGCGCGATGGCCCACGACAATCCGGAACGCGTCACTTCCGGGCAGGCCGATTCCATACGCGCAATGCCGGCAGCGAGCCCCTCAGTCCAGCAGGCTGCGCCATAACGAAAGCTTCTGCTCGAAGCTGCGCGCGGCATGCGCCGGGCTGGACGAGGGCAGCACCACGGTCTCGTAGCCCTGCGCGGCGAACTGCGGCGCAAAGCGGCCTGAGGTGCCGCCGTTGAAGCCGATGCGCCGCAGCGACGGCGCCAGTGCGCGCAGGCGCGTGAAATCGTTGGCCTGCGGATAACGGATATTGCTGTCCAGGCTGCCTTCGCGCTGGCACGCGCCCAGCACGTCCCACACGCCGATGCGATGCGCCAGCAGCCGCACCAGCCGTTCGGCATAGGGCAGTTCCGCCAGCGGCTCGCCGGTCAGCGCGCCCAGCAGCGGCCAGAACTGGTTGCGCGGATGGGCGTAATACTGGCGCGCGGCGAGCGACGCGGCACCGGGAAAGCTGCCCAGCACCAGCACGCGGGTGTGGGCGTCGATGACGGGGGGCAGGCCCTGGTGGAGGTCGATCTTGGGGGGCGTAGTGGCGGACATGGCAAAGAGGGCGATGCAGACGGCCGCGAGTGTTGCCTGCCCTCTTCCATTTATGGGAGAGGCAGACAACCAACGCTGTGCAAGCCCGCATCGCAGCCGTCAGGCCAGCAGCTTGTTCACGCGCTGCACGTAGGCCGCCGGGTCTTCCAGCATGCCGCCTTCGGCCAGCAGCGCCTGGTCGAACAGCACCTGCAGGCGGTCGCTGAAGGCATCCCCCGATTGCTCGCCTTGCAGGTCCCGCAGCTTCTTCACCAGCGCGTGTTCCGGGTTCAGTTCCAGGATCGGCCGGGCATCCGGCGCCTTCTGGCCGGCCTGCTTGAGCAGGCGCTGCAGGTAGCCGCTCATGTCGCCCTCGTCCGACACCAGGCACGATGCCGATGCAGTCAGGCGCAGCGTCACGCGCACGTCCTTGGCCTTGCCGGCCAGCACGGCCTTGGCGCGCTCGACCACATCCTTCCAGTCGGCTTCGGCCTTTTCCTGCTCGGCCTTCTCGGCCTCGTCGGCAAGCTTGCCCAGGTCGAGGTCGCCGCGCGCCACCGACACCAGCTCCTTGCCGTCGAATTCGCGCAGGAACGACAGCATCCATTCATCGACACGGTCGGTCAGCAGCAGCACTTCGATGCCCTTCTTGCGGAACACTTCCAGGTGCGGGCTGTTCTTCGCGGCGGACCAGGTGTCGGCCGTGACGTAGTAGATCTTGTCCTGCCCTTCCTTCATCCGGCCGACATAGGCGGCCAGCGACACGTTCTGCTCGGCGGTGTCGTTATGGGTCGAGGCGAAGCGCAGCAGCTTTGCCACGCGCTCCTGGTTGGCCTGGTCTTCGCCGGCGCCTTCCTTCAGCGCCTGGCCGAATTGCTGCCAGAAGGTGTCGTACTTGGCGCGCTCGGCTTCGTCCTCGCTGTCGGCCATCGATTCCAGCATCGACAGCACGCGCTTGGTGCAGCCCTCGCGGATCGCCTTGACGTCGCGGCTCTCCTGCAGCAGCTCGCGCGACACGTTCAGCGGCAGGTCGGCGGAATCGACCACGCCCTTGACCCAGCGCAGGTAGCCCGCCAGCAGCTGCTCGGCGTCGTCCATGATGAAGACGCGCTTCACGTACAGCTTCAGGCCGGCCTTGTGGTTGCGATCCCACAGGTCGAACGGCGCGCGCGCCGGGATGTACAGCAGCTGGGTGTATTCGCTGCGGCCTTCGACGCGGTTGTGGGTCCACGCCAGCGGCGCCTCGTTGTCGTGCGCGATGTGCTGGTAGAACGCGGTGTACTGCTCGTCGGTGATGTCGGACTTGGCGCGGGTCCACAACGCGCTGGCCTGGTTCACGCTCTCCCACTCGTCGGTGCGCTTGTAGGCGCTGGCCTCGGCGTCCCACACTTCCTTGGGCATGCGGATCGGCAGCGAGATATGGTCCGAATACTTCTGGATGATGCTCTTCAGGCGCCACGCCGACAGGAAATCGTCCTCGCCCTCGCGCAGGTGCAGCGTGATGGTGGTGCCGCGCTCGGCGCGCGCGATCGCGTCGACGGTGAACTCGCCGTCGCCGCTGCTTTCCCAGCGCACGGCTTCCTCGGCGCCCAGGCCGGCGCGGCGGGTTTCCACCGTGACCTTGTCGGCTACGATGAAGGCCGAATAAAAGCCCACGCCGAACTGTCCGATCAGCGCCGCGTCCTTCTGCTGGTCGCCGGACAGCTGCTGGAAGAATTCCCTGGTGCCCGAACGGGCGATGGTGCCGAGGTTGCGGATGGCCTCGTCGCGGCTCATGCCGATGCCGTTGTCGGTGATCTTCAGCGTGCGTGCCTGCGCATCGGCCTCGATGCGGATGGCCAGGTCGGCGTCGTTCTCGAGCAGGGACGGATTCGCGATCGCCTCGAAGCGCAGCTTGTCAGTGGCGTCCGAAGCATTAGAGACCAGCTCGCGCAGGAAAATTTCCTTGTTGCTGTACAGCGAGTGGATCATCAGGTGCAGCAGCTGCTTCACTTCCGCCTGGAAGCTCATCGTCTCGTGCGGTGCGGTCATGGTTCTCCTCTTGAAAACAGGCGAATCTGGATAGGTTGGCTGGCCACCGGGGCCGTGCCGGCAAAAATAGGGACGCCCGGGCCATTTTCAAGACCCGGGGGACGCGCCGGGCGCTCGGCTACAGCCGCTCGAGCTGCCGCGCCAGGAAGCGCAGCATGTCCGGATCGCCGCTGCTGGCGACGTTGAAGCGCATCCAGCCGGACGGCATCTGCGACGGCGAAAACAGGCTGCCCGGGGCGAACAGGTAGCCTTCTTCATGGCCGGCGGTGGTGATGGCGTTGGAATCGCGGCCGGTGTCGGCCCACAGGTACATGCCGGCATGCTGGCCGGGGAACAG from Cupriavidus taiwanensis encodes:
- a CDS encoding universal stress protein translates to MFKHLLLAVDGSDLSESAFRKALALARDMGARTTAVRVCPNYHVLTYQVEMLEDTRETYVKEAAAGATQYLRERAEEASAAGVPCDTAYAVNDHPYEAIIKTAEDKGCDLIVMASHGRRGIQGMLIGSETLKVLTHSKIPVLVYR
- a CDS encoding DNA-deoxyinosine glycosylase, with amino-acid sequence MSATTPPKIDLHQGLPPVIDAHTRVLVLGSFPGAASLAARQYYAHPRNQFWPLLGALTGEPLAELPYAERLVRLLAHRIGVWDVLGACQREGSLDSNIRYPQANDFTRLRALAPSLRRIGFNGGTSGRFAPQFAAQGYETVVLPSSSPAHAARSFEQKLSLWRSLLD
- the htpG gene encoding molecular chaperone HtpG, producing MTAPHETMSFQAEVKQLLHLMIHSLYSNKEIFLRELVSNASDATDKLRFEAIANPSLLENDADLAIRIEADAQARTLKITDNGIGMSRDEAIRNLGTIARSGTREFFQQLSGDQQKDAALIGQFGVGFYSAFIVADKVTVETRRAGLGAEEAVRWESSGDGEFTVDAIARAERGTTITLHLREGEDDFLSAWRLKSIIQKYSDHISLPIRMPKEVWDAEASAYKRTDEWESVNQASALWTRAKSDITDEQYTAFYQHIAHDNEAPLAWTHNRVEGRSEYTQLLYIPARAPFDLWDRNHKAGLKLYVKRVFIMDDAEQLLAGYLRWVKGVVDSADLPLNVSRELLQESRDVKAIREGCTKRVLSMLESMADSEDEAERAKYDTFWQQFGQALKEGAGEDQANQERVAKLLRFASTHNDTAEQNVSLAAYVGRMKEGQDKIYYVTADTWSAAKNSPHLEVFRKKGIEVLLLTDRVDEWMLSFLREFDGKELVSVARGDLDLGKLADEAEKAEQEKAEADWKDVVERAKAVLAGKAKDVRVTLRLTASASCLVSDEGDMSGYLQRLLKQAGQKAPDARPILELNPEHALVKKLRDLQGEQSGDAFSDRLQVLFDQALLAEGGMLEDPAAYVQRVNKLLA
- a CDS encoding tetratricopeptide repeat protein, with translation MRIFGISIHIIVALFFAVHAVRTHQNMYWLLILFLFPGLGSVVYFFAIYLPELRQSRGARAATRAITQLVDPNRAVREARSDFDRAPTVAHRMRLGAALLAAGEPAEALQHYQAAANGPFATDPALLQGLAQAQFATGDAPGAQATLEKLFAAQPRARQQPEPALLYAQALAATGAAGTRAAFEQALTSASDAAPRCLFADWLAAQPDPADRERAQRLYAEIIHDARHWPRHARDHNRAWLQRAQAALAR
- a CDS encoding spermidine synthase; amino-acid sequence: MTLLKRKSIEAVASRRPARGTRTRGEAPAREEKRMTPRFAPVTFSEMEGVRYLHFGTEWVQGAMRLRKPDAIELEYAQQMMAWLLFLSPSVDEFHVVQLGLGAAALTKFCHRQFSRARVTAVELNPAVIVAGRSMFGLREDDARLTVREQDAWDYVMDGAHAGAVDVLQVDLYDATARGPVLDTTAFYRACRRTLKAPGVMTINLFGDHDSFPKNIARICDAFDNRVLVFPEVHDGNIIALAFNGPEIDVAWDVLEARADVIEDTTGLPARDWVQKLRAANARQEERLMI